The Cylindrospermopsis curvispora GIHE-G1 genome contains a region encoding:
- the miaA gene encoding tRNA (adenosine(37)-N6)-dimethylallyltransferase MiaA: MGQSIRLDRAVKLIVICGATATGKSGLGVSLAQRLGCVILGADSRQVYREFNIGTAKPTEEERGLVPHYLIDICEPTETLTVADYQEQAQRLIDNLPVSPLFLVGGTGLYIRAIVQGMKIPKVCPHPQLRSQLESLGQHQLYQILQQVDAVAARRIHCHDLVRTLRALEVYYVTGSPMSEQQGERPPTYPILQLYLDCEPDVLDLRIYGRTKQMIKDGLVEEVEFLCEKYGVNLPLLNTLGYAEIKRYLSGEISLEAATDLIVLHTRQFAKRQRTWFRQSSNLEYFNINSPDLLSSICKRVDDFLWGHSS, encoded by the coding sequence ATGGGTCAATCAATTAGGTTAGATAGGGCTGTTAAACTCATAGTGATTTGTGGTGCAACAGCAACGGGGAAATCTGGACTGGGGGTGAGTTTAGCACAAAGACTTGGTTGTGTCATTCTGGGTGCTGATTCCCGTCAGGTGTACCGTGAATTTAATATTGGAACAGCCAAGCCAACGGAGGAAGAACGGGGGTTAGTGCCCCATTATCTCATAGATATATGTGAACCAACAGAAACCTTGACAGTAGCAGATTATCAAGAACAAGCCCAACGGTTAATTGATAATTTGCCAGTTTCACCATTATTTTTAGTTGGTGGTACAGGTTTATATATTCGGGCTATTGTCCAGGGCATGAAAATTCCCAAGGTATGTCCACATCCCCAATTGCGCTCCCAATTGGAGTCATTAGGTCAACATCAACTTTATCAGATTTTGCAACAGGTTGATGCAGTTGCTGCCAGAAGAATTCACTGCCATGATTTGGTGAGGACTTTAAGGGCGTTAGAAGTGTATTATGTCACAGGTTCTCCTATGTCTGAACAGCAGGGAGAGAGACCACCCACCTACCCAATTTTACAACTTTATTTGGACTGTGAACCAGATGTTTTGGATTTGAGAATTTATGGGAGGACCAAACAAATGATTAAGGATGGTTTGGTTGAGGAGGTGGAGTTTCTGTGTGAAAAATATGGTGTGAACTTACCTTTATTAAATACATTAGGATACGCAGAGATTAAGCGGTATTTATCTGGGGAGATTAGTTTAGAAGCGGCAACAGATTTAATTGTTTTACACACCAGGCAATTTGCCAAGCGTCAGCGAACTTGGTTTAGACAGTCCTCGAATTTGGAATACTTTAATATTAATAGTCCGGACTTATTAAGTAGTATTTGCAAGAGGGTAGACGACTTCCTTTGGGGTCATAGCAGCTAG
- the gyrB gene encoding DNA topoisomerase (ATP-hydrolyzing) subunit B codes for MTSSYSADQIQVLEGLEAVRKRPGMYIGSTGPRGLHHLVYEVVDNSVDEALAGYCTHVDVELNADGSCTVTDNGRGIPTDIHPKTGKSALETVLTVLHAGGKFGGGGYKVSGGLHGVGVSVVNALSEVVDITVWREHKVHTQRYERGAPTTELQVEPDQQSRTGTSVKFKPDVQIFTTGIEFDYITLAGRLRELAYLNAGVKITFTDHRLELLKTDTPKVESYEYKGGIKEYVAYMNRDKQALHEEIIYVQGERNNVQVEVALQWCTDAYTDNVLGFANNIRTIDGGTHLEGLKTVLTRTLNSIARKRNKIKENESNLSGEHVREGLTAVISVKVPDPEFEGQTKTKLGNTEVRGIVDSLVGEVLTEYLEFHPGIADSILDKAIQAFKAAEAARHARELVRRKSVLESSPLPGKLADCSSRDPAESEIFIVEGDSAGGCFVGNTLVSLTDGRNLTFTDLIAEQAAGKQNYCYTIQENGEIGTGKILHVRRTKTNAPVVRVTLDNDQVLICTPDHLFMLRDGNYQAAGLLTPEDSLMPYYDQSLPTVMRSSVVTYNHRVVNVESLTEKFDVYDLEVPHTHNFALTAGVFVHNSAKQGRDRRTQAILPLRGKILNIEKTDDAKIYKNNEVQSLITALGLGVKGEEFDASQLRYHRVVIMTDADVDGAHIRTLLLTFFYRYQRSLIEQGFIYIACPPLYKVERGKNYHYCYSDRELQQHISTLPGNANYTIQRFKGLGEMMPEQLWTTTMNPETRTLKQVEIEDAAEADRIFTILMGDRVAPRREFIETYGSKLNLTDLDI; via the coding sequence ATGACGAGCAGTTACAGTGCCGATCAGATTCAAGTTCTGGAAGGTCTGGAAGCCGTCCGCAAACGACCGGGTATGTATATTGGCTCTACCGGACCGCGAGGACTGCACCATCTAGTTTATGAGGTAGTTGATAACTCTGTTGATGAGGCCTTAGCGGGTTACTGTACCCATGTAGATGTGGAACTCAATGCTGATGGTTCCTGTACGGTGACGGATAATGGTCGGGGTATTCCCACTGATATTCACCCCAAAACCGGTAAGTCTGCTTTGGAAACCGTGCTAACTGTACTACACGCCGGTGGTAAATTTGGAGGCGGTGGTTACAAGGTTTCTGGAGGTTTACATGGTGTGGGTGTGTCCGTAGTTAATGCTTTATCAGAAGTAGTAGATATTACGGTTTGGCGAGAGCATAAGGTTCATACTCAACGTTATGAACGAGGTGCACCTACAACTGAATTGCAGGTAGAACCAGACCAACAGTCCCGTACCGGCACATCCGTAAAGTTTAAGCCAGATGTCCAAATTTTTACTACTGGTATTGAATTTGATTATATTACTCTGGCCGGTCGTCTCCGAGAATTGGCCTATCTCAATGCGGGGGTGAAAATTACTTTCACCGATCATCGTTTGGAACTCCTGAAAACCGATACCCCTAAAGTAGAAAGCTATGAGTATAAGGGAGGTATTAAGGAATATGTGGCCTACATGAATCGAGATAAGCAGGCTTTACATGAGGAAATTATCTACGTCCAAGGTGAGCGCAATAACGTTCAAGTAGAGGTGGCTTTACAATGGTGCACAGATGCTTATACTGATAATGTTTTAGGTTTTGCTAACAATATTCGCACTATTGATGGTGGTACTCATTTAGAAGGTTTAAAGACTGTTCTGACAAGAACTTTGAATTCTATCGCCCGCAAACGCAATAAAATTAAGGAGAATGAATCCAATCTCAGTGGGGAACATGTGAGGGAAGGTTTAACCGCAGTTATTTCCGTGAAGGTTCCTGATCCGGAGTTTGAGGGACAAACCAAAACCAAGTTGGGTAATACGGAAGTGCGTGGCATTGTGGATTCTCTGGTGGGAGAAGTGCTGACGGAATATCTAGAATTTCACCCTGGTATTGCTGACTCTATTTTGGATAAGGCTATCCAGGCTTTTAAAGCCGCAGAAGCAGCTAGACATGCAAGGGAGCTGGTTCGGAGAAAGTCTGTTTTGGAATCTTCCCCTTTACCAGGTAAATTAGCTGATTGCAGTTCCCGCGACCCTGCTGAGTCGGAAATATTTATTGTGGAAGGGGATAGTGCGGGTGGTTGTTTTGTGGGGAATACTTTAGTTTCCCTCACGGATGGACGTAATCTTACTTTTACGGATTTGATAGCTGAACAAGCAGCAGGTAAACAAAACTATTGTTATACCATACAGGAAAATGGTGAGATAGGCACAGGAAAAATTCTTCATGTTCGCAGGACCAAAACCAATGCTCCAGTGGTCAGGGTAACTTTGGATAATGACCAGGTTTTGATTTGCACTCCTGACCATTTATTTATGTTGCGGGATGGAAATTACCAAGCTGCGGGTTTGCTCACTCCAGAGGATTCCTTAATGCCCTATTATGACCAGTCTCTACCTACTGTGATGCGGAGCTCTGTGGTTACCTATAATCACCGGGTGGTAAATGTGGAAAGTCTCACGGAAAAATTCGATGTTTATGATCTAGAGGTTCCCCATACCCATAACTTTGCTTTAACAGCAGGAGTTTTTGTCCATAATAGTGCCAAACAAGGACGCGATCGCCGGACTCAGGCAATTTTGCCTCTACGGGGTAAAATTTTAAATATAGAAAAAACCGATGATGCGAAAATTTATAAAAATAATGAGGTACAATCATTAATTACGGCCTTAGGCCTAGGGGTGAAAGGTGAAGAATTTGACGCTTCACAATTACGGTATCATCGAGTGGTAATCATGACGGACGCGGATGTGGATGGGGCGCACATTCGTACATTGCTGCTCACATTTTTCTATAGATACCAAAGATCACTAATTGAACAGGGGTTCATCTACATTGCTTGCCCACCACTGTACAAAGTAGAGAGAGGAAAGAATTATCATTACTGTTACAGCGATCGAGAACTACAACAACACATCAGTACATTGCCTGGAAACGCTAATTATACGATTCAGCGTTTTAAAGGTTTGGGTGAAATGATGCCAGAACAACTGTGGACTACCACCATGAACCCTGAAACCAGAACCCTGAAACAGGTAGAAATAGAGGATGCAGCAGAAGCTGACAGAATATTCACCATATTAATGGGCGATCGGGTTGCTCCTAGGAGAGAGTTTATCGAAACTTATGGTTCTAAGCTAAACCTAACGGATTTAGATATCTAG
- the rpoD gene encoding RNA polymerase sigma factor RpoD → MNQANNVLDSIYQPELEMINPPEIEEELLLIEEEEDLLLVDDGDIDDFLEPQTDEDDAKSGKAAKSRRRTQTKKKPFTEDSIRLYLQEIGRIRLLRADEEIELARKIADLLELERVRDDLYEQLEREPEFREWAEAVKLPLPTFRYRLHVGRRAKDKMVQSNLRLVVSIAKKYMNRGLSFQDLIQEGSLGLIRAAEKFDHEKGYKFSTYATWWIRQAITRAIADQSRTIRLPVHLYETISRIKKTTKLLSQEMGRKPTEEEIATRMEMTIEKLRFIAKSAQLPISLETPIGKEEDSRLGDFIESDGETPEDQVSKSLLREDLERVLDSLGPRERDVLRLRYGLDDGRMKTLEEIGQIFNVTRERIRQIEAKALRKLRHPNRNSVLKEYIR, encoded by the coding sequence ATGAACCAGGCTAACAACGTACTCGATAGCATTTATCAGCCTGAGCTAGAAATGATAAATCCGCCCGAGATAGAAGAAGAACTCTTATTAATCGAGGAGGAAGAGGACTTACTGCTAGTTGATGACGGGGATATTGATGATTTTTTAGAGCCTCAGACTGATGAGGACGACGCAAAGTCTGGAAAAGCCGCTAAATCGCGTCGTCGCACACAGACTAAGAAGAAGCCATTTACTGAGGACTCAATTCGTCTTTACCTGCAAGAGATTGGTCGAATTAGATTACTACGGGCAGATGAAGAAATTGAGTTGGCACGAAAAATAGCTGATTTGCTGGAGCTAGAAAGAGTTAGAGATGATTTATACGAACAGCTAGAAAGGGAACCGGAATTTAGAGAATGGGCTGAGGCGGTAAAATTGCCATTACCAACCTTCCGCTATCGTCTTCACGTGGGGCGCAGGGCGAAGGATAAAATGGTACAATCCAACCTACGGTTAGTGGTTTCCATTGCCAAAAAATATATGAATCGGGGCCTGTCATTCCAGGACTTAATTCAGGAGGGAAGTCTAGGTCTGATCCGGGCCGCCGAAAAATTTGACCATGAAAAGGGCTATAAGTTTTCTACTTATGCGACTTGGTGGATCCGTCAAGCAATTACAAGGGCAATAGCTGATCAGTCTCGAACCATTCGTTTACCCGTTCACCTTTACGAAACTATATCACGGATTAAGAAAACTACCAAACTTTTATCTCAAGAAATGGGACGCAAACCCACGGAGGAAGAGATTGCGACCCGCATGGAAATGACCATTGAAAAACTGAGGTTTATTGCCAAATCAGCTCAATTGCCTATTTCTTTGGAAACACCTATTGGTAAGGAGGAGGATTCCCGTTTAGGAGATTTTATTGAATCTGATGGTGAAACACCTGAGGATCAGGTTTCTAAAAGTCTTCTTAGGGAAGACCTGGAAAGAGTTTTAGATAGTTTGGGTCCCCGAGAAAGGGATGTTTTGAGACTGCGCTATGGTTTGGATGATGGTCGGATGAAAACCCTGGAGGAAATCGGTCAGATTTTTAATGTCACCCGGGAAAGGATTCGACAAATCGAGGCCAAGGCTCTGCGGAAACTGCGTCATCCCAATCGGAACAGTGTTCTCAAGGAGTATATTCGTTAG
- a CDS encoding dihydrolipoyl dehydrogenase family protein codes for MKLDYDIIIIGDSMAGYEAALYAAQLHAKVALVKSQPTYQLNYVYPLRELSRISYQYLEMMGLGIYADQLPSTEVLKQLQQPERCLISSYQRAIFYAQGMESQFNLINSLDNLATQGVDIIIGRGEFANSRKPSFRVQGRTLRGSRYLLACGSVTKIPHIENLATTGYVTLTNIWQYLVSTNLPKHWVILGGLPQSIEIAQTLAHLGCHIDLVLNHPTVLSYLEPEIVELLIAQLEADGVNIFREQTVTQTRKIKGQKWVQLKDQAIETEEILIANHQQPKIENLNLASPRIKSSGDRLITNDKLQTTNPNIYACGDIIGGYDMENIAKYEAKIAVKNALFFPKHRVNYTAIPWIISTQPMVAQVGITELQAKKTYNKNQVLVFKNYFKTTTAGQIKNETTGICKLIVLENGKILGCSIFGQEAEEIINLIALAISQNLKIEDLENLAVAHPSCSEILTQTAREWSKHKLYKNHLLQEFLQSFLHFRREWKF; via the coding sequence ATGAAACTGGACTATGATATAATAATCATTGGTGATAGTATGGCGGGATATGAAGCTGCTTTATATGCAGCTCAACTACATGCGAAAGTAGCTTTAGTAAAGTCCCAACCTACTTACCAACTAAACTATGTTTACCCATTGAGGGAACTGAGTAGAATCTCTTATCAGTACTTGGAAATGATGGGTTTGGGCATTTATGCCGATCAACTTCCTAGTACGGAAGTACTAAAGCAACTGCAACAGCCAGAAAGATGTTTAATTTCTTCTTACCAGCGGGCAATATTTTATGCCCAAGGTATGGAGTCCCAGTTTAACTTAATAAATTCCCTGGACAATTTAGCTACTCAGGGAGTAGATATAATTATTGGTAGGGGGGAGTTTGCCAATTCTAGAAAACCCAGTTTTAGAGTTCAAGGTCGAACTTTAAGGGGGAGTAGATACTTACTGGCCTGTGGTTCGGTGACTAAAATTCCCCACATAGAAAATCTTGCCACCACTGGTTATGTTACCCTCACCAATATTTGGCAGTACCTAGTCAGCACCAATCTACCTAAACACTGGGTAATTCTTGGTGGTTTACCCCAAAGTATAGAAATCGCTCAAACCCTAGCTCATTTAGGTTGCCATATAGATTTAGTCCTCAACCATCCCACGGTTTTATCCTATCTAGAGCCAGAAATAGTTGAATTACTCATCGCCCAACTAGAAGCTGACGGGGTAAATATTTTCCGAGAACAAACGGTCACCCAGACCAGAAAAATTAAAGGTCAAAAATGGGTACAACTAAAAGACCAAGCTATAGAAACTGAGGAAATTTTAATAGCTAATCACCAACAACCAAAAATAGAGAACTTGAACTTAGCCAGTCCGAGAATTAAATCCTCAGGCGATCGCCTGATCACCAACGACAAACTACAAACCACCAATCCCAATATTTATGCCTGTGGAGATATTATAGGTGGTTATGATATGGAGAACATTGCCAAATATGAGGCAAAAATAGCTGTGAAAAACGCCCTATTTTTTCCCAAACATCGGGTCAACTACACTGCCATTCCTTGGATAATATCTACCCAACCCATGGTAGCACAGGTAGGAATCACCGAATTACAGGCCAAAAAAACATATAATAAAAATCAAGTTCTAGTTTTTAAAAACTACTTTAAGACCACAACAGCAGGTCAAATTAAGAATGAGACCACAGGTATTTGCAAACTAATTGTTTTAGAAAACGGCAAAATTTTAGGCTGTAGTATATTTGGTCAAGAAGCAGAAGAAATAATCAACTTAATCGCCCTAGCAATATCTCAAAACCTGAAAATTGAGGACCTAGAAAATTTAGCAGTTGCTCATCCCAGCTGCTCGGAAATTCTCACCCAAACTGCTAGGGAATGGAGTAAACATAAGTTGTACAAAAACCACCTGTTACAAGAGTTTTTGCAGAGTTTTTTACATTTTCGCCGGGAATGGAAGTTTTAA
- the cobD gene encoding threonine-phosphate decarboxylase CobD, with product MRHKAHGGNLAWAAALAGCPPEAIVDFSASISPLGPPKTVIHAIASQLASLKHYPDPDYMELKLALGRFHELPPEWILPGNGSAELLTLLGRELAQLRATILVTPAFGDYYRTLAAYNAKVLEFPMDLSWERGLPPFLSSGVCVSGSGEYGLLLNNPHNPTGRLFLREEILPYLQDFALVVVDEAFMDFLTPEQDQSLIGLVQEYRNLVILRSLTKFYSLPGLRLGYAIAAPDLLQKWQSWRDPWPVNNLAVCAAVAALQDQEFQHQTWTWLPQARNQLVQGLSSLPALKPLPGAVNYLLVESQISASWLQEQLLVKHQILIRDCLSFKELGDRYFRVAVRSIPDNQGLITALESITQNHL from the coding sequence ATGCGACACAAAGCACATGGGGGAAATCTAGCTTGGGCGGCGGCATTAGCTGGCTGTCCCCCAGAGGCTATTGTGGACTTTTCTGCTAGTATTAGCCCCTTGGGACCGCCTAAAACCGTAATTCATGCGATCGCCTCCCAATTGGCTAGTCTAAAACATTATCCCGACCCAGATTACATGGAGCTGAAACTGGCTCTGGGTCGTTTCCATGAACTACCACCGGAGTGGATTTTACCGGGTAATGGTTCGGCTGAATTACTAACCTTACTGGGTAGGGAACTGGCACAACTAAGAGCAACTATATTAGTAACTCCGGCTTTTGGCGATTATTACCGCACCCTGGCGGCCTATAATGCCAAAGTGTTGGAGTTTCCTATGGATTTAAGTTGGGAGAGGGGGTTACCCCCCTTTTTATCTTCTGGTGTGTGTGTTTCTGGATCAGGAGAATATGGATTGTTGCTGAATAATCCCCACAACCCCACGGGTAGGTTATTTTTACGGGAGGAGATTTTACCTTACTTACAGGATTTTGCCCTGGTGGTAGTAGATGAAGCGTTTATGGATTTTCTCACCCCCGAACAGGATCAAAGTTTGATAGGGTTAGTTCAGGAGTATAGGAATTTGGTCATATTGCGATCGCTGACTAAGTTCTACAGTTTGCCAGGGTTGAGATTAGGCTATGCTATAGCTGCACCTGACCTGCTACAAAAATGGCAGTCTTGGCGAGATCCCTGGCCCGTAAACAATTTGGCCGTATGTGCTGCTGTAGCTGCACTTCAAGATCAGGAATTTCAACATCAAACCTGGACCTGGTTACCTCAAGCCAGAAATCAACTTGTACAAGGTTTATCTAGTTTACCTGCTCTTAAACCTTTGCCGGGTGCTGTTAACTATTTATTGGTAGAGTCCCAAATTTCCGCTTCTTGGTTACAAGAACAGCTACTAGTAAAACATCAAATCCTCATTCGTGACTGTTTGAGTTTTAAGGAACTAGGCGATCGCTATTTTCGTGTTGCTGTGCGCTCCATACCAGATAATCAAGGTTTAATTACTGCTCTGGAATCCATAACGCAAAATCATCTATGA
- a CDS encoding HU family DNA-binding protein yields MNKGELVDAVAEKASVTKKQADAVLSAAIDTIIEAVASGDKVTLVGFGSFESRDRKAREGRNPKTNEKMEIPATKVPAFSAGKLFREKVAPPKE; encoded by the coding sequence ATGAACAAAGGTGAATTAGTAGATGCAGTGGCCGAAAAAGCCAGTGTGACCAAAAAACAAGCGGATGCTGTCCTCAGTGCTGCTATTGACACTATTATTGAAGCGGTTGCTTCGGGTGATAAGGTTACTTTGGTTGGTTTTGGTTCTTTTGAATCACGGGATCGTAAAGCTCGTGAAGGTCGTAACCCTAAAACTAATGAAAAAATGGAAATCCCAGCTACCAAGGTTCCTGCTTTCTCCGCTGGGAAACTATTTAGAGAAAAAGTAGCACCCCCAAAAGAGTAG
- the aroH gene encoding chorismate mutase, whose translation MEWQMRAIRGATTVGENSIVAITEAVTELLNELEDRNQLRPTEILSVTFSVTRDLDAIFPAAIARSRPLWDSVAMLDVQQMYVEGSLQRCIRFLIHAYLPASSPIHHVYLRQAAKLRPDWGFVGVQ comes from the coding sequence GTGGAATGGCAAATGCGGGCAATTCGTGGCGCGACAACTGTTGGGGAAAATAGTATAGTGGCAATTACAGAAGCAGTAACGGAATTACTTAATGAGTTAGAAGACCGTAATCAACTGCGACCTACGGAAATTTTGAGTGTCACTTTCTCTGTTACCCGTGACTTGGATGCTATCTTTCCAGCAGCGATCGCCCGCAGTCGTCCTTTATGGGATAGTGTGGCCATGCTAGATGTTCAACAAATGTATGTGGAAGGAAGTTTGCAGCGCTGTATAAGGTTTTTAATTCATGCCTATTTACCCGCTTCTTCCCCCATACACCACGTGTATTTACGTCAAGCAGCTAAATTACGTCCCGATTGGGGATTTGTGGGAGTTCAATAA
- the sppA gene encoding signal peptide peptidase SppA, producing MIWPFKPKFRKQIARIEITGAIASGTRKRVLEAIKTVEERKFPALLLRIDSPGGTVGDSQEIYGALKELGKKTKIVASFGNISASGGVYIGMGAEHIMANPGTITGSIGVILRGNNLERLLEKVGVSFKVIKSGPYKDILSFDRELTQPEENILQELIDVSYQQFIQTVARARALPIETVKTFADGRIFTGEQALNLGVVDRLGTEEDARRWTTELVGLDPQKTPCYTLEERKPLLSRVLPGSRYPKSSIRSGIDWLEFEMSTSGLPLWLYRP from the coding sequence ATGATCTGGCCGTTTAAACCCAAGTTTCGTAAACAAATCGCTCGCATTGAAATTACCGGTGCGATCGCCAGTGGCACAAGAAAGCGAGTATTGGAAGCCATAAAAACTGTAGAAGAGAGGAAATTCCCTGCCCTGTTGTTACGTATTGACAGTCCTGGTGGTACGGTAGGGGATTCCCAGGAGATATATGGTGCCCTCAAGGAACTGGGCAAAAAAACCAAAATCGTCGCCAGTTTTGGCAATATATCGGCTTCAGGTGGTGTCTATATAGGCATGGGGGCGGAGCATATTATGGCCAATCCAGGTACAATTACAGGTAGTATAGGTGTAATTCTACGGGGAAACAATCTAGAACGCTTGTTGGAAAAAGTTGGTGTGTCTTTTAAAGTAATTAAGTCTGGGCCATACAAAGACATTTTATCCTTTGATAGAGAACTGACCCAACCAGAGGAAAATATCCTGCAAGAACTGATTGATGTCAGTTATCAGCAATTTATTCAAACAGTAGCTCGGGCGCGTGCCTTGCCTATAGAAACTGTTAAGACCTTCGCTGACGGACGTATTTTTACAGGAGAGCAGGCCTTAAACTTGGGAGTTGTAGACCGTTTAGGAACAGAGGAAGATGCTCGACGTTGGACCACCGAATTGGTAGGACTTGATCCCCAAAAAACTCCCTGCTATACCTTAGAAGAGCGGAAACCATTATTAAGTCGAGTTCTACCAGGTAGTCGCTATCCCAAATCAAGTATTAGATCTGGAATTGATTGGCTGGAGTTTGAAATGTCTACAAGTGGGTTACCACTGTGGTTATATAGACCCTAG
- a CDS encoding MotA/TolQ/ExbB proton channel family protein, producing MDIKQLFIAGGVVMWPLLLSSIIAVGLIIERIWFWSKITRRQERVVKYVLNLYRQNNLVNAIDILQKNADLPIARIFLTALELEEPNPEEFRLALETEAQAEIPLLKRFTTVFDTIIALAPLLGLLGTVLGLINSFASLNLGNVGGSQTAGVTGGISEALVSTATGLIVAISTLLFANSFRGLYQRQIALIQEYGGQLELLYRRRYERGDKSYASTR from the coding sequence ATGGATATTAAACAATTATTTATAGCTGGTGGCGTGGTCATGTGGCCACTGCTATTGTCTTCCATAATTGCCGTAGGACTAATTATTGAGCGTATTTGGTTTTGGTCAAAAATTACCAGGCGACAGGAAAGAGTAGTTAAATACGTATTGAATCTATATCGTCAAAATAACTTAGTTAATGCCATTGATATTCTGCAAAAGAATGCTGATTTACCCATAGCCCGGATCTTTTTGACTGCTTTAGAACTAGAAGAACCTAACCCGGAGGAATTTCGTTTGGCCTTGGAAACTGAAGCTCAGGCGGAAATACCCCTATTAAAACGATTCACCACAGTTTTTGACACCATTATTGCCTTGGCCCCCCTACTAGGATTATTGGGAACCGTACTGGGACTGATTAATTCCTTTGCTTCTCTAAATCTTGGCAATGTGGGAGGGAGTCAAACAGCGGGTGTTACCGGTGGTATTAGCGAGGCCTTAGTTTCTACTGCTACAGGTCTCATTGTAGCCATTTCCACTCTCTTATTTGCCAATTCCTTTCGAGGTCTTTACCAAAGGCAAATAGCCTTAATACAAGAATACGGGGGACAACTAGAACTATTATACCGTCGTCGTTATGAACGGGGAGATAAATCCTATGCGTCTACCAGATGA
- a CDS encoding ExbD/TolR family protein — protein sequence MRLPDEPDIPAQINIVPMIDVIFAILTFFIMSSLYLTRFNSLPVNLPQAGTTQAGPPPQITVTIDAQGQIFLNQQKINLEQLPEEVKSQRKPSQPLIVVINADKSVNHGQVVGVMDQIRQVEGVKLAIATKK from the coding sequence ATGCGTCTACCAGATGAACCGGATATACCAGCACAAATTAATATTGTGCCCATGATTGATGTTATATTCGCAATCTTGACTTTTTTTATCATGTCATCTTTATACTTGACCCGTTTCAATAGCTTACCAGTGAATTTGCCGCAAGCGGGAACAACCCAAGCTGGTCCCCCTCCCCAAATAACGGTGACAATTGATGCCCAGGGACAGATTTTTTTGAATCAACAAAAAATTAATTTAGAGCAGTTGCCAGAAGAAGTAAAATCACAAAGAAAACCATCACAGCCATTAATTGTAGTAATTAATGCAGACAAATCCGTTAACCATGGGCAGGTAGTAGGGGTAATGGATCAAATAAGACAAGTGGAAGGAGTGAAATTGGCCATAGCGACCAAGAAATAG